One Enterobacter asburiae genomic window, CCTACGCATTTGCCGGTGACGGTGAAGGTGCGCCTGGGATGGGACAGCGACGCGCGGCAGTTTGAAATCGCCGATGCGGTGCAGCAGGCCGGGGCCACCGAGCTGGTGGTGCATGGCCGCACCAAAGAGGATGGCTACAAAGCCGAACGCATTAACTGGCAGGCGATCGGGGAGATCCGCAAGCGCCTCACCATTCCGGTCATCGCCAACGGTGAAATCTGTGATTACGAGAGCGCGCAGGCCTGTCTGAACGCCACCGGCTGCGATGCGGTAATGATCGGTCGCGGCGCCCTGAATGTGCCGAACCTCAGCCGGGTGGTGAAATATAACGAGCCGCGGATGCCGTGGGCAGACGTCGTCACGCTGCTGCAAAAATACAGCCGTCTGGAAAAGCAGGGCGACACCGGCTTGTATCACGTCGCGCGAATTAAACAGTGGCTGAGTTATTTACGCAAAGAGTATTCCGAGGCAACTTCTCTCTTTATGGAAATTCGAACATTAAGCAATTCTGCCGACATTTGTTTTGCTATTAATAATTATCGTCAATAATATTATTGTTTTAATGTTTTTAAATAACGCAGTGGAGTTCCAACTTATCGAATGAATTGAGAAACACTGTAATCAAAAAAAGTAACAGGGGGCTTTTGCCCCCTGTTACTTTTATATTAACTTCTCACCATTTTCCTTCCATCTTTTTCTAACTAAAGACTCAAACTTAATATCTTTTAGTTCTAGTTTATCTGCATGTTCTAATATTATGACTTGAGGCATAAAACCAGATTTTTCTTTGATGTAATTTAAAATTGTAACAATGGTGTTAAATATATTTTCCACTTGTTTTAGATCTGAATCCTTCTCTTTTTGATTATTAAATCCGGAAGGGAAATAAACTTGACTTGGTTGGTCTAAAAAAAGGAAGGTTGGAATACATGATTTTTCCTCTGTAGCCAGTAAATATAAAATAGATAAAAATAAAGACAAATGACAAGCTAACCAGTTCGCACCACTTCCCATTTCATGTAGCCTAATCTCTTGGTCTCCCAATTTATGATAAAAATCGAAAGACTGAAGAGAAAAATGAAGGTTTGCTGGTTTTAACTCTTCTTCAAAATCGAGTTGATTACAAATTTGAGTCATTATAGAATTTAATCTTTTCTCATATGTAAGGTATTTTTCTTCAAGATTGTATGTTGCAATTTCCTTTTCTAGTCTTTCTATTCTAGATCTTAATTCTTTTGTTGAGTCATCTGAATTTATTATTTCATTGTTATTTAAATAAACAGAAATTAGAGTGCTAACTTGTCCGCGCATAAAGTTCGCTTTCTCGCGAAAACTTTTTGATTTGGCTAATTCTAATTTATTTCTCTCGAATGCCTTAATTTTACCATTTAATATCCGTAAGTTTCTCTTTATTTCGTCACGTCGTTTAATAAGATTTTCCATTTCAGTGGTAATATCTTCGTGGAAAATTTGTAGTTTTGAAAGATCTTGTACTAAAACTGTTTGATGTTGAATTAGAGACTCTAATTCCTGAGATAATGCAGATTGCTTGCTTTCACAAAGAGGACATTTCAATATGTCTGGAGAAGAAATATCAAAAGTTTTTTTTATTTTATTCAGCTCTGTTGCATGCTCAACGGAGATTGAATTGCATAGCTCTAATTTAGATATTTTTTCATTAATACTTGCTAGTTCAAGGTTGCAGTTATCTTGATCTTTTATATAATCTTTGTACAAACTTTCTGTTTGCCCTGAGCCATATGCCATATCTGGGACTGAGGGAAGATCAGTTGCAATCTTCAATATTTGGTTATAGTTTAAGTCTTCAGTTAATTTATAATCAATAAATGCTAAGTAATTTTCAATTAGATCTTTTAAGGTTTTTTTCTTTTGATCATACGTGGCTTTATAATTTCGTTCTAATTTCTCTTGAGTCCTGAGCTTTTTATATGTATCATCAAGCTCACGAATTAATCTATAATAATTCCCATCTACCCAGCCAAGAAATATTGGTAATTCCTTGATGGTTCTATCTCGCTTGATAAAATCATGGAAGCGATAAAATAGAGCATGTTTATTGGCAATTAAATTCTGATGCTGAAATAATAAAGAAACAGCGTTTCTAATAGAGGCCTTTCCATGATGGAAACTATTTTCATCGTCTCTTAAATTAGATACTGATAATCCGAGATAGCTTTCAAATTTTTTCTGAGCTTCTTTGATTGATGCCGGAGCTATTTTTTCAAAATAGCTTAAGCTTAATGGTGATATTTTTGTTATATCAACTTCTTGTCTAATGTATGCTTTGGAACTCATTCCTGTCTTAAATGCAGGTCTACCGATAACAATGAAGCTCTTGCCTAATTGAAATACGATTGAATAGAAATCCGAAAAGGAGGTTATTATTCCTTTTGGTATACTGGAAGTTTTAGCAAATAAACAGTAATCAACTATTTCTAATAATGCACTTTTACCAGTTTTAGAATCGCCAGTTATAACATTCACACCATCCGTGAATTCAACAAATCTATGTTCACCATTATTATTGAATATATTTATAGATTTAATAATTGCTTTCATTTAGATTGCTCCAAATTTTATAATGATATCTAATGAGTCTTCTTTTGCTAACATTGCGCCGAGATTATATGCAGCCTTATAATGTTTCTTTTTATACTCATCATTTTCTGTAATGGATTTTATTGGTTCATGAAGGGTAATGTGACTGTTTATAGATAATTTACCTAATGATGATAATATAATAATGGCTTTTTTAGTAACTGGTTTATAATGTTCAATATTCCATTTTGATTTAAAATATGAGCTTTGCAAGTTACTATTAGTTAATAGTTTACTCATGTTTGATTTAATGTTGCCTTTCGAGAGATGTTCTAAAGCATTCTCATCGAGCAAAATAGGAATTGCAAGGAAGATTAATTCAAATTCTAATCCATCTTTTTTTATTCTTTGCGCACCACTTAAAAAACTTTCGAGTAAAGAAGCGATCCATAAAGGAGAGTGTAATAGTGCAATAAAATCAATCGGTTTCATTGTTCTTTACCTCAAAATGCCATGAGAAATTTTTCTGCTCAACATGAGAATGAATTCTTCCCTTCTGATAGTATTTTTCCATGGAATGTACATTCCGTATTTGTTTCGTTTCTAACAGCAAACAGTCTGAGTACATAATTTTTGATTGATTTGTTACGTTAATCGGGGTGCTCATTAATTGCAAAGTATTGATATGTTTTAATTTTAATAAATCGAGATCTTGTAATAAATCATCTTCAAAATCTTCAAGATGATTTACCAAAGTTGAATGCAACCTAAGAAGTTTTAGTAAGCTTTTTTCTGAGCGAAGATAATCTATTACTGCATCAGTTATCATCTTTTCGCCAATCTCTATAGATTCTAGTTCCTTAACGAAATAGTAATTATTTGATTTTTCCTCTATGACATCTGTTTTAGACACTACTGGAAATGGATAATCTTTCTGAACATAAGGCATCGAAAAACCTATCATTTCTCTTATGAACTCATTATATTCTATATGCCACGTATCTGAGTTTTTTATTGCTTTTAATGATATAAAGCCCAACATTCTTTCTATGAATGATTCCTTGTGAATGTCAGGGATTAATTTAAAAGCATCATGTGATTTAAGTTCCTCAAGCTTATCCATTATGTTTGGCTGCGATGATATTATATTTATTTTATCAAGAAGAGATAAAATCTCTTCATCACTTCGTAGTAATAATTCATTATGATATTTCTGTATTGTTTGGGTAGGTATGACTTTCTTTAATCGTTCTTTTTTTATCTTTGATGATAAATTATTCCAATCGAAAAATATTGACTCTTCTTTAATGTCTGAAGTTGTTAATAATTCAAATCGTGTAAAGCCTGAATAAACTGCATGCTCAGACATTAAGTTGTATAATGTCTTCCAAAAGTCTCTGTGTGTATCATTAAGAAATGTATCAGACATATGATGTTTAACTTCTGTACTAGTTCCATTATGAGCTACATCACCAAAGCATTCGATCCAAATAATATCATTCTCTTTTCCACTCAAGCATCTTTCTAACGCTATAAATTTCTGGTATTCGAAACCCAATATGTTTGAGGTGGCATTATTAGATACTCCTGACATGATTACCTCCCTGATATATAAACGAAGTCTACTATAACTCCTATATAGAGTAACTTGTAAACAAAAATTTTAATACTGTGTGAATATACAGGTAAGTGTTGTTTCGATATGTTTTTTTCAAGAAAAGACATTACTGGATATTCATTTTATTTGAAATGGTTAACTTTGTTAATTAATTGTTGATTTGACTTATCATCTTTATGCAGCGCTTCTTCCGCGACAACGGTATTCAGCTTGAGGTCACGGATGCCGACCGCGAGGCGCTGAAATCGACCGTCGACTTTATCTCGTTCAGCTACTACATGACGGGCTGCGTCACCGCGGATGACGCCCTCAACCAGCAGGCGCGCGGCAACATCCTGAGCATGGTGCCAAACCCGCATCTGGCCAGTTCCGAATGGGGCTGGCAGATTGACCCCATCGGTCTGCGTACCCTGTTAAACGTGCTTTGGGATCGCTATCAGAAGCCGTTGTTTATCGTAGAAAATGGCCTCGGCGCGAAGGATAAACCGGACGCGGACGGCGTGGTCCAGGATGACTATCGCATCAGCTACCTTAACGACCATCTGGTACAGGTGCGAGAAGCGATTGAAGACGGCGTTGAGGTGATGGGCTATACCAGCTGGGGGCCAATCGACCTGGTGAGCGCGTCTAAAGCGGAACTGTCCAAACGCTACGGCTTTATTTACGTGGACCGCGACGACAGCGGTAAAGGCACCCTGGCGCGCAGCCGTAAAAAGAGTTTTTACTGGTATAAAGAGGTGATTGCCACGAAGGGGGGATCGCTGAAAGCCTGAGATGAATAACATCGCCCGGCGCAGTGCCGGGCAAATAGATCAGAAAATCATTTTGAATACGCCGGTAACCACTAACAGCCCTATCAAAAATATAATTAAAATAACCCACAGTAATATTTTCATTCCCTTCTCCTGCCCGTGTATGACACTGAATAAGTGTAGCAGTCAATTCATAATTCGCATGAATATATTTAATTTACTCATTGTGGTTGGAAATAAATTGCCGAATATGAAAATGTATGACAATTTGCGGATTGCCACGCGTTACTAAAAAACAGAGCGGCATCAAGCGTAATTTGCGCCTTTAATTTTTTGAGTTATGGCGTAATGAAACGTTCTCTTATTTTATCTCTGAGTGCTCCTCTTGTCTTAATGCTGGCTGCCTGCGCGCCGGAACATGCCAGCGTGTCGCCGATTAAAACGCAAGCCGCTGCGGCGTCGGTGAATACACGGCTAAGTCAAACCAGCTGGCCGAAAAACGAATGGTGGAAAGACTATAACGATCCGCAGCTTAATTCGCTGATTGCGAAGGCGCTAAATGATGCGCCGGATATGCAGATTGCCCGTCAGCGCATTACGCTTGCCGAAGCCCAGGCGAAAGCCACCATGGCGGCAGACGGCCCACAGATTGATTTCTCCGCCGATGCGGAACGGCAAAAAATGTCTGCGGAAGGGTTGATGGGACCCTTCGCCATTACCGATCCGGCCGCGGGCACCACCGGGCCGTGGTACACCAACGGCACCTTTGGGCTGACCGCAGGCTGGGATCTCGACCTGTGGGGCAAAAACCGCGCGCAGGTTGAAGCCCACATCGGCAAGGTCAACGCCCAAAAAGCCGAGATGGAGCAGACCCGTCAGCTGTTGGCCAGTAGCGTCGCGCGGCTTTACTGGGAGTGGCAGACTCAGGCCGCGGTGGGGGATGTCCTCGTGCAGATTAAACACGAGCAGGAAAATATCATCGGTGCCGACCGGGAGCTGTATCAGCACGGGATCACCTCTTCGGTAGAAGGTGTCGAAACCGATATTAATGCCAGTAAAACCGAAGAGCAGCTTGCCGGGGTAAAAGGCAAAATGAAAGCCGTTGAGGCACGTCTGCAGGCCCTGACCAACACCTCCTCTATGAAACTGACTCGCCATGCTTTACCAACAGCGGAAGCGGCGTTGCCCGCCACGCTGGGATACGAGCTGCTGGCTCGCCGTCCGGATCTGCAGGAGGCGCACTGGTACATTGAAGCTTCCCTTAGCGAAGTGGATGCCGCCAAAGCCGCCTTCTATCCTGACGTGAACCTGATGGCGTTCCTACAGCAGGATGCCCTGCATCTGAGCGATCTGTTTCGCTCTTCAGCGCAGCAGATGGGCGTGACCGCCGGATTGACGCTGCCGATCTTCGATAGCGGCAGGCTGAATGCGAATCTGGATATCGCCCAGGCGCAGAACAACCTTTCGGTGGCGAACTACAACAAGGCGGTGGTCGATGCCGTTAACCAGGTGGCGCGCGCGGCCAGTGAAGTTGAAACCCTGACCGCCAAAAACCAGCAGCAGCGGCAGGTCGAAAAAGATGCCGCGCGCGTGGTGGCACTGGCACAGGCGCGCTTCAGCGCGGGGATTATTGCCGGTTCCCGCGTTAGCGAGGCCAAAATTCCGGCACTGAAGGAACATATCGCTACGCTGACCCTGAAAGGGCAGTACGTGGATGCCACGCTACAGCTGACGTCCGCCCTGGGCGGTGGCTATCATCACGGCTAAAAAAGGTCATTATCTATACTTACCTCTTTGCACATTTTCAGGAGGTGAGTATGACCCGAGTAGCAATTGTAACGGCATCGGATTCCGGTATCGGTAAAACCACCGCGCTGATGCTGGCCGAACGCGGGTTTGATATCGGCGTCACCTGGCATTCCGATGAAAGCGGCGCGCGGGAAACCTGCCGTGAGGTTGAGGCGAGGGGGCAGCGTGCAGAGGCTATCCATCTTGATTTGAGCACCCTGCCGGAAGGTGCAGAGGCCATTGAAACGCTGATTGCGCGTTTTGGCCGGCTGGACGTGCTGGTCAACAATGCGGGGGCGATGACCAAAGCGCCGTTCCTTGATATGCCATTTGACGACTGGAGGACGATTTTCACCGTCGACGTGGACGGCGCGTTTCTCTGTTCACAAATTGCCGCGCGGCAGATGGTGAAGCAGGGGGAAGGGGGGCGAATTGTGAACATTACCTCGGTGCATGAGCACACGCCGCTGCCGGAGGCGAGCGCCTACACGGCGGCAAAACATGCGCTCGGCGGGTTAACCAAATCCATGGCGATGGAACTGGTTAAGCATAATATTCTGGTGAACGCCGTCGCGCCGGGAGCCATTGCCACACCGATGAACGACATGGACGACAGCGAAGTGAAGGAAGGTTCAATGCCGGAAATCCCGCTGGCAAGACCGGGCCACACCAAAGAGATCGCCAGCCTGGTGGCGTGGCTGTGCGACAGCGACGCCAGCTACACGACGGGGCAATCATTTATTGTCGACGGGGGTTTTATGCTGGCGAACCCGCAGTTTAAGCCGGAGGGGTAAGTTTCCCCCTCACCCTAACCCTCTCCCAGAGGGAGAGGGAACTAAAAACCCCCTCTCCCTCTGGGAGAGGGCCGGGGTGAGGGCACCAGACCGCACTCACTCCTCATCCCGCGTCTTTTCCCGATGCTTCAGCCACAGCCTGACCCCAATCACCGCCACAACCACCAGAATCAACCACGCCCAGTGCTTCAGGTGCTGGTCGAGATTATGCAGCCATGGCGCAATCACTTCGCCCCCGACGTAGCCGAGCGTCGTAAAAATCATCGCCCAGGCAATCGCCCCCACAATGTTGAGCGGCAGGAAAATTTTTGGCGGCAAATGGCTGGCGCCAATCAGTATCGGCCCGATGATGCGAAAGCCATACATAAAGCGCGTGCCGATGACGAACAGATAGGGATGACGCTGAATGAGCCGTTGAGCGCGGCGGATTTTCTTCTGATGCTTTGCGAAACGCTTAAGCAGCGTGGGCCCGAAGCGCAGCCCGAGAAAGTAGAGCAGCTGATCGCCAATCATTCCGCCGAGCGCGACCGCAGCGACGACCAGCGGGAATTTCAGCAATCCC contains:
- a CDS encoding SDR family oxidoreductase, translating into MTRVAIVTASDSGIGKTTALMLAERGFDIGVTWHSDESGARETCREVEARGQRAEAIHLDLSTLPEGAEAIETLIARFGRLDVLVNNAGAMTKAPFLDMPFDDWRTIFTVDVDGAFLCSQIAARQMVKQGEGGRIVNITSVHEHTPLPEASAYTAAKHALGGLTKSMAMELVKHNILVNAVAPGAIATPMNDMDDSEVKEGSMPEIPLARPGHTKEIASLVAWLCDSDASYTTGQSFIVDGGFMLANPQFKPEG
- the yohP gene encoding small membrane protein YohP, whose protein sequence is MKILLWVILIIFLIGLLVVTGVFKMIF
- the mdtQ gene encoding multidrug resistance outer membrane protein MdtQ — protein: MKRSLILSLSAPLVLMLAACAPEHASVSPIKTQAAAASVNTRLSQTSWPKNEWWKDYNDPQLNSLIAKALNDAPDMQIARQRITLAEAQAKATMAADGPQIDFSADAERQKMSAEGLMGPFAITDPAAGTTGPWYTNGTFGLTAGWDLDLWGKNRAQVEAHIGKVNAQKAEMEQTRQLLASSVARLYWEWQTQAAVGDVLVQIKHEQENIIGADRELYQHGITSSVEGVETDINASKTEEQLAGVKGKMKAVEARLQALTNTSSMKLTRHALPTAEAALPATLGYELLARRPDLQEAHWYIEASLSEVDAAKAAFYPDVNLMAFLQQDALHLSDLFRSSAQQMGVTAGLTLPIFDSGRLNANLDIAQAQNNLSVANYNKAVVDAVNQVARAASEVETLTAKNQQQRQVEKDAARVVALAQARFSAGIIAGSRVSEAKIPALKEHIATLTLKGQYVDATLQLTSALGGGYHHG
- a CDS encoding three component ABC system middle component encodes the protein MKPIDFIALLHSPLWIASLLESFLSGAQRIKKDGLEFELIFLAIPILLDENALEHLSKGNIKSNMSKLLTNSNLQSSYFKSKWNIEHYKPVTKKAIIILSSLGKLSINSHITLHEPIKSITENDEYKKKHYKAAYNLGAMLAKEDSLDIIIKFGAI
- the dusC gene encoding tRNA dihydrouridine(16) synthase DusC, with the translated sequence MRVLLAPMEGVLDSLVRELLTEVNDYDLCVTEFLRVVDMLLPVKSFFRLCPELHNQSRTSSGTLVRIQLLGQYPEWLAENAARAVELGSYGVDLNCGCPSKLVNGSGGGATLLQDPELIYRGAKAMREAVPTHLPVTVKVRLGWDSDARQFEIADAVQQAGATELVVHGRTKEDGYKAERINWQAIGEIRKRLTIPVIANGEICDYESAQACLNATGCDAVMIGRGALNVPNLSRVVKYNEPRMPWADVVTLLQKYSRLEKQGDTGLYHVARIKQWLSYLRKEYSEATSLFMEIRTLSNSADICFAINNYRQ
- a CDS encoding ABC-three component system protein yields the protein MSGVSNNATSNILGFEYQKFIALERCLSGKENDIIWIECFGDVAHNGTSTEVKHHMSDTFLNDTHRDFWKTLYNLMSEHAVYSGFTRFELLTTSDIKEESIFFDWNNLSSKIKKERLKKVIPTQTIQKYHNELLLRSDEEILSLLDKINIISSQPNIMDKLEELKSHDAFKLIPDIHKESFIERMLGFISLKAIKNSDTWHIEYNEFIREMIGFSMPYVQKDYPFPVVSKTDVIEEKSNNYYFVKELESIEIGEKMITDAVIDYLRSEKSLLKLLRLHSTLVNHLEDFEDDLLQDLDLLKLKHINTLQLMSTPINVTNQSKIMYSDCLLLETKQIRNVHSMEKYYQKGRIHSHVEQKNFSWHFEVKNNETD
- a CDS encoding DedA family protein encodes the protein MDINALIEQYGYAALVIGSVAEGETITLLGGVAAHQGLLKFPLVVAAVALGGMIGDQLLYFLGLRFGPTLLKRFAKHQKKIRRAQRLIQRHPYLFVIGTRFMYGFRIIGPILIGASHLPPKIFLPLNIVGAIAWAMIFTTLGYVGGEVIAPWLHNLDQHLKHWAWLILVVVAVIGVRLWLKHREKTRDEE
- a CDS encoding DUF3732 domain-containing protein gives rise to the protein MKAIIKSINIFNNNGEHRFVEFTDGVNVITGDSKTGKSALLEIVDYCLFAKTSSIPKGIITSFSDFYSIVFQLGKSFIVIGRPAFKTGMSSKAYIRQEVDITKISPLSLSYFEKIAPASIKEAQKKFESYLGLSVSNLRDDENSFHHGKASIRNAVSLLFQHQNLIANKHALFYRFHDFIKRDRTIKELPIFLGWVDGNYYRLIRELDDTYKKLRTQEKLERNYKATYDQKKKTLKDLIENYLAFIDYKLTEDLNYNQILKIATDLPSVPDMAYGSGQTESLYKDYIKDQDNCNLELASINEKISKLELCNSISVEHATELNKIKKTFDISSPDILKCPLCESKQSALSQELESLIQHQTVLVQDLSKLQIFHEDITTEMENLIKRRDEIKRNLRILNGKIKAFERNKLELAKSKSFREKANFMRGQVSTLISVYLNNNEIINSDDSTKELRSRIERLEKEIATYNLEEKYLTYEKRLNSIMTQICNQLDFEEELKPANLHFSLQSFDFYHKLGDQEIRLHEMGSGANWLACHLSLFLSILYLLATEEKSCIPTFLFLDQPSQVYFPSGFNNQKEKDSDLKQVENIFNTIVTILNYIKEKSGFMPQVIILEHADKLELKDIKFESLVRKRWKENGEKLI